The following is a genomic window from Marinobacter salsuginis.
TTGAAACGCCATCCGCCGTCGCCGCTGTGCGCGGGACCGCATTTGCACTTCAGACATCCGCAGAGGGTACTCGCCTGCAGGTAACCGAGGGAAATGTTGACTTCGGAGCACCCGGCAAGACCCGCCGCATTCCTGCGGGCTTCGGTGCCAGCCTGTCCACCGCGGGCAATGATGGCCTCAGCATTCGACGCCTGCCACCAGCGCCTGCCCTTGACCCACTTCCACCAAAATTGACCCAACTGCCGGCTACGATGACCTGGCAGGAAAGCCGTGCCCCCATGCATCGCGTGGATATTTTCGAAAGTGACACCGGCCGCTGGGTGGAAAGCCGCAAACTCACTGGCAGCAGCTTTGATATCGGCCGGCTGGATAACGGCAGCTATGAAGTGCACCTGGCGGCCCTCGATGCTCGCGGAACCGCCGGCATGCCTCGTGTAATTCCGGTGGAGGTCGATCTTCAGGCAAGAACCGCCAGCCTTTTGTCTCCCGCCGATGGAGACACGGTAAACGATGATATGCCCGAGTTTCGCTGGCAGTTGAACGGCGACAATGAAGTGGCTCGAGTGGAAGTTGCCGAGGACCGGGATTTCCGGAACGTTATCGCCACCAGCGAATGGGCGCCGGAAACTGCAGCGCTGCCTTCACGCCCGCTGGGGCCCGGCAAATACTACTGGCGGGTGGTTACCGAGGCAGGCGGCAACTCCGTCGCTACCACCGAGCCGCGAGAGCTTGTGGTCAATGGCAGCCTGCCCCCAGTGCGAATCATCAGTGTGAACTACATCGACAGCCAGGTCAGGGTCTTCTGGGAGAAGGTGGACACAGCCACTGACTATCGCCTACAGCTGTCGGAAGAGCCCGGTTTCAACAACATCATCAAGGAAGCAACGCTGTCTGACACCACCGCAGCCTTGCGTCTTATTCCCGGAAGGCGGTATTTTGTGCGCCTGAAAGCTCTTTCTGATGGTCCTTTGCAAAGCCGCTGGGGACCTGGGAGGGAATTGTACCTGGAATAATCCGTTGATCGAACGAAACACACAGCAGGGCTCATGAACCGGGATTGGCTGCCAATTAAAACGACCCCCTGGACTCTGGGCCTGATACTGCTGGCGCTCCTTCTGCTCATCCAGACCACGGATTTGCCCCAGCGCCTTGATTTCTTGCTCTACGATCAGGCCATTACTTCAAATCCTGTAAATGCCTCGGACGAGGTAGTACTGGTAACCATTGATGAGCTGAGTCTGAACCGCCTCGGGCGCTGGCCATGGCCTCGCACACTGCACGCAGAGCTTATTGCCAAACTTGAGCAGGCAGGCGCCAAAACCATTGTCTTCGATATTCTGTTTGCAGAACCGTCACCCGATGACCAGCAACTGGCAGAACAGATGCGCAGCCATGGCAACGTCATCCTGCCGGTCTATCTGTCTCCCCCCACATCCCAGTACCTGTTGAGCGAACAATTGCCGGTTGGACAACTGGCTTCAGCGGCCAAGGGGCTGGGCCACGCTCACGTGGAACTGGACAGCGACGGCGTTGCGCGTGGTCTCTACCTGTTTAATGGCCTGGGTCGTCAGCTCTGGCCGAGCCTAGCGCTGGCCGCTAGCGGGATAGGGCCACAAAATTCGGGGACGGAAGAGGCCCTTCCCTATGTCAATGTTCGCGATCAGTATCGGGCCATCCCCTTGATCGGTGGTGCCGGCTCCCTGCAGTCGTACTCCTTTGCAGAGGTTATTACACAACCGCCAGCCCCTGAACGTTTCAGAGGCAAAACCGTCTTTGTCGGCGCCACAGCCGCAGGTTTCGGAGACATACTGCCAACACCTTTCTCAGGCCTGAGTCGACCTATGGCCGGTGTTGAATTTCACGCCAACGTGTTCTCCGCCAGAACCCAGGGGCTGTTGATTCGCCCGGCACCGGAATGGGCTTCGGCCCTTCTGTCTTTAACAACCATTCTGATCCTCGCGCTCGCCCTGCCTCCGATGCGCCCGGCACGCACTCTGCTCGCCTGCGCAGCGGCTCTGGTCGGACTGGTCGGTCTCTATCTGTTCATGCTTCTGGCGCTGAAATGGTGGATTCCCCTGGCGAACGCTTTGCTGGTGCCGCTCCTGGCCTTTCCAGTCTCAAGCGGCCTCAGGCTCGCCATGACCAATCGTTTTCTTAACCGGCAATTGGACGACCTTGCCAGAAGCCCGCAAGTTGCCCTGCCCGCACCCTCGGGAAGAAACCCAACGCAACTTCTGGAGCACTTTCAAGCCCTCTTCCGGCCCACTGGCTGGCTTTTACTCAAGGAGAACGAGGTTCTTTCCGCCCGCGGATTGTCCCTGGCCGATGTTCCCTCTGATCTGACCCCCGGCCACTGGTTCCACGACAGCAACCGCAGCTGGATTCAGCTATTGCGCGCCGGTACCCGCTATCACCTGGGCCTGATGCTGCCCAATGATCTCGGCCGCGAAGCTGTCCAGCGCTACTTGCGCAGACTTCATCTGGAGCAGCCTGCACTGGCGGATTCAACCGCAAGACCCAGCGAAAATATCTCAGCGCGAATTGAGCGGGTGCGTATCGCCACGGATCGGCTGAATCACATGCAACAATTTATTCGCAGAAGCTTCGAGCGCATGCCCGACGGTATCATTGTTACCGACGAACTGGGCGTTATCCGCTTTGCCAACGGCCATATTGAAGAGTGGTTCCGCGAACCCATGCCGAGCCTTGCAGGCCTGCCCCTGGTCAGGTTGCTCGAAGGACATGACCCT
Proteins encoded in this region:
- a CDS encoding FecR family protein; the encoded protein is MTESPAPRLPVLLLILALLACAAPTAAELSVTRGSAGHSDASPANTVPEWIYTLRPGESFSEVASDLLAPNFPASRLLQYNKIENGATLGAGDSVRIPLAWLKRQPQPARATSVTGTVQLISGNSGRKTPLSEDALIRVGDEILSASGTATIELADGSEVRISPNSRLIFNRLTQYGKAGMVDTRLRLDRGEIHTRVKPVMEGGARFEIETPSAVAAVRGTAFALQTSAEGTRLQVTEGNVDFGAPGKTRRIPAGFGASLSTAGNDGLSIRRLPPAPALDPLPPKLTQLPATMTWQESRAPMHRVDIFESDTGRWVESRKLTGSSFDIGRLDNGSYEVHLAALDARGTAGMPRVIPVEVDLQARTASLLSPADGDTVNDDMPEFRWQLNGDNEVARVEVAEDRDFRNVIATSEWAPETAALPSRPLGPGKYYWRVVTEAGGNSVATTEPRELVVNGSLPPVRIISVNYIDSQVRVFWEKVDTATDYRLQLSEEPGFNNIIKEATLSDTTAALRLIPGRRYFVRLKALSDGPLQSRWGPGRELYLE
- a CDS encoding CHASE2 domain-containing protein; the protein is MNRDWLPIKTTPWTLGLILLALLLLIQTTDLPQRLDFLLYDQAITSNPVNASDEVVLVTIDELSLNRLGRWPWPRTLHAELIAKLEQAGAKTIVFDILFAEPSPDDQQLAEQMRSHGNVILPVYLSPPTSQYLLSEQLPVGQLASAAKGLGHAHVELDSDGVARGLYLFNGLGRQLWPSLALAASGIGPQNSGTEEALPYVNVRDQYRAIPLIGGAGSLQSYSFAEVITQPPAPERFRGKTVFVGATAAGFGDILPTPFSGLSRPMAGVEFHANVFSARTQGLLIRPAPEWASALLSLTTILILALALPPMRPARTLLACAAALVGLVGLYLFMLLALKWWIPLANALLVPLLAFPVSSGLRLAMTNRFLNRQLDDLARSPQVALPAPSGRNPTQLLEHFQALFRPTGWLLLKENEVLSARGLSLADVPSDLTPGHWFHDSNRSWIQLLRAGTRYHLGLMLPNDLGREAVQRYLRRLHLEQPALADSTARPSENISARIERVRIATDRLNHMQQFIRRSFERMPDGIIVTDELGVIRFANGHIEEWFREPMPSLAGLPLVRLLEGHDPRETPPWHETVSDTLTLQQSRTVDLRIRDKDFLIHFAPFSLPDTDQQGIIANISDISELREQQRQHREAIDFISHDVRSPLVSQLALIEQLKRDPSHIEQEQLDQLGRLARRSYHLAEEFVQLARAEQLTETRFYECEFLAIVENARDSVSEQAIEKQIQLQLQGTEDLWLKGNAELLERAVINLLTNAVQYSPSGSDVSIQVFRAGHQACLTIADEGTGIDPEELPHLFDRYRRQKSSELAGVHGTGLGLSFVKTVVEKHRGEISVSSTPGEGSAFTLKLPIADPLA